One segment of Odontesthes bonariensis isolate fOdoBon6 chromosome 1, fOdoBon6.hap1, whole genome shotgun sequence DNA contains the following:
- the mettl21ca gene encoding LOW QUALITY PROTEIN: uncharacterized protein mettl21ca (The sequence of the model RefSeq protein was modified relative to this genomic sequence to represent the inferred CDS: inserted 1 base in 1 codon): MDYLSTSFVEKTNCMTSEVDKELEEEGWDEEDKEDERGDSQTKESADGKQEKTAAWAPRFYYRAGKEVYNYVNQEIIIEEALDSYAGMIWPAALDLCHYLESHCDRWSLVDKAVLEIGAGTGLVSVVAALLGGWVTATDLPEVLSNLRVNLCRNTTGRCRHTPQVAALSWGYDLESTYPTSVYRYDYVLAADVVYHHDFLDELLATMKHFCKPGTTLIWANKFRFESDFTFTENFKKAFHTSLLAEDGEMKIFMATSRDGEQEGGEGLGIKDLPRKDVEEETLEDESKGKPLIYNEAEPNCIDQEQEFDILEDERRDEGEENNELDSDEQEEIEEMVDKEDDSDEPKETAPRDEDISRKEFEKQAAVQHNWVPRVIYSQSKDVYHYVGXDIVIYETIDSYGGTMWPAALALCSFLENNRQTVNLQGKEVLELGAGTGLVAIVASLLGASVTATDLPEMLSNLRANVMRNTRGRCRHTPQLAALSWGYDLERTYTSPVCQYDYVLAADVVYHHDFLDELLATMKHFCKPGTTLIWANKFRFESDFTFTENFKKAFHTSLLAEDGEMKIFTASSRDGE, translated from the exons ATGGATTATTTGTCTACATCCTTTGTGGAGAAAACCAATTGTATGACAAGTGAAGTGGACAAAGAACTAGAGGAGGAAGGTTGGGATGAAGAAGACAAAGAGGACGAAAGAG GGGATTCACAAACAAAAGAATCAGCTGACGGCAagcaagaaaaaacagcagcttGGGCTCCACGTTTTTACTACAGAGCAGGTAAAGAGGTGTACAACTATGTCAACCAAGAGATCATCATCGAAGAGGCTCTGGACTCGTACGCAGGCATGATATGGCCCGCT GCTCTGGATCTCTGTCACTACCTTGAAAGTCACTGCGACCGATGGAGTCTTGTGGACAAAGCGGTCCTGGAGATTGGAGCAGGAACTGGCCTTGTGTCTGTTGTTGCAGCGCTCCTTG GTGGCTGGGTCACAGCCACAGACCTACCAGAGGTCCTGAGCAACCTGAGAGTCAACTTGTGCAGGAACACCACGGGCCGTTGCAGGCACACACCCCAGGTGGCAGCTCTGTCCTGGGGCTACGACCTAGAGAGCACCTACCCCACATCTGTCTATCGGTACGACTACGTGCTGGCAGCTGATGTGGTCTACCATCACGACTTCTTGGACGAGCTCCTGGCCACCATGAAGCACTTCTGCAAACCAGGAACTACTTTGATCTGGGCCAACAAGTTCAGGTTTGAGTCAGATTTTACTTTCACTGAGAACTTTAAAAAGGCTTTTCACACAAGTTTACTGGCTGAAGATGGAGAGATGAAGATCTTCATGGCAACTAGTAGAGATGGAGAACAAGAAGGTGGTGAGGGTCTGGGAATCAAAGATCTGCCAAGAAAAGATGTGGAAGAGGAGACATTGGAGGATGAGAGCAAAGGAAAACCCCTAATATACAATGAAGCTGAACCTAACTGCATAGATCAGGAACAGGAATTTGACATCTTagaagatgaaagaagagatGAGGGGGAAGAAAACAATGAGCTTGACAGTGATGAGCAGGAAGAGATAGAGGAGATGGTGGACAAAGAGGACGACTCAGATGAACCAAAGGAAACTGCTCCAAGAGATGAAGACATTTCAA GAAAGGAGTTTGAGAAACAGGCAGCTGTTCAGCATAACTGGGTCCCCAGAGTCATTTACAGTCAATCGAAAGACGTCTACCATTACGTAG AGGACATTGTCATTTATGAAACCATAGACTCGTATGGAGGAACGATGTGGCCAGCT GCGTTGGCTTTGTGCTCCTTCCTGGAGAACAACAGGCAAACGGTCAACCTGCAGGGGAAGGAGGTGCTGGAGCTGGGAGCAGGAACAGGACTGGTGGCCATCGTGGCCAGCCTGCTGG GAGCTTCAGTCACAGCCACAGATCTACCGGAGATGCTGAGCAACCTCCGCGCAAACGTGATGAGGAACACCAGGGGCCGCTGCAGACACACACCCCAGCTGGCAGCTCTCTCTTGGGGCTACGACCTGGAGCGAACCTACACATCACCTGTGTGCCAGTACGACTACGTGCTGGCAGCTGATGTGGTCTACCATCACGACTTTCTGGACGAGCTCCTGGCCACCATGAAGCACTTCTGCAAACCAGGAACTACTTTGATCTGGGCCAACAAGTTCAGGTTTGAGTCAGATTTTACTTTCACTGAGAACTTTAAAAAGGCTTTTCACACAAGTTTACTGGCTGAAGATGGAGAGATGAAGATCTTCACGGCATCTAGTAGAGATGGAGAATGA
- the mettl21e gene encoding methyltransferase like 21e, whose product MEVEQSNMPTEDSTTKQEDARAGVAVDAELAKDIMSRRFQPSLFGPEIWEGYIFSDLEIRIKESTDLYGAVLWPSAMVLCHFLETNQDKYNLTDKNVIELGAGTGLVSIVSSLLGGKVTSTDIPDVLGNLCYNVMRNIKGRSKYIPLVTELTWGQELDQRFPRTTHCFDYILAADVVYGHPYLEELMDTFDYLCQENTQILWAMRFRLDPENSFVERFQQRFHLEELYDLPTLSIKLYQARRKDQKTKYHREAAA is encoded by the exons ATGGAGGTCGAGCAGTCTAATATGCCCACGGAGGACTCCACGACTAAACAAGAAG ATGCCAGAGCAGGTGTTGCTGTGGATGCAGAGCTAGCCAAAGACATAATGTCTCGCCGTTTCCAACCATCTCTCTTTGGCCCTGAGATCTGGGAGGGCTACATCTTTTCTGATCTGGAGATCCGAATCAAAGAGTCCACAGACCTTTATGGAGCTGTATTATGGCCCTCG GCAATGGTGCTGTGTCATTTCTTAGAGACCAACCAAGACAAATACAACTTAACAGACAAAAATGTTATTGAACTGGGAGCTGGGACTGGGCTCGTCAGCATTGTGTCCAGCCTGTTGG GTGGTAAGGTGACTTCCACTGATATACCAGATGTGTTGGGGAACCTCTGTTACAATGTAATGCGTAACATTAAGGGCCGAAGCAAGTACATCCCTCTG GTCACCGAGCTCACCTGGGGTCAGGAGCTGGATCAGCGCTTCCCTCGGACTACTCATTGTTTCGACTACATACTGGCAGCAGATGTAGTGTACGGCCACCCTTACCTAGAAGAGCTGATGGACACCTTCGACTACCTGTGTCAGGAAAACACTCAGATACTCTGGGCTATGCGCTTTAGACTAGACCCAGAGAACAGCTTTGTGGAACGCTTCCAGCAGCGTTTCCATCTGGAGGAGCTATATGACCTCCCCACTTTGAGTATTAAACTGTACCAAGCCCGGAGGAAGGACCAGAAGACCAAATACCACAGAGAGGCTGCTGCCTGA